CCTGAGTGCCGAAGCTCATTTGCCGATCGAGATCCACAATCCATCCCTACCTCCTATCCATATGGTTATGTCTCGCGACGATCGATACGTTGCATTTACCCTCAAAAATGAAGTTCGAGTTTACGAAATTATTGCCGGCGGTATTGTAAGAGTCTCATTTGGGGATACCGGAGACCCCAGCGCATCTCTGTACGATATGACTCCGGCGCCAACGCACATAGCCTCGCCCCTAGGAAATGACGGTACCCCAGGGCAAGAAGCGATCATTGAAAGAAAGCTTCAATTCTCGGTTGACGGGAAATATTTCGTCATTGCGACACACCTTACCGACTGCAATGCCTATGTTGACGTGTGGGACCTGTCCCTCAAACGGTGGGATACTGTCCCTGGTAAATCACAGTCGTTTAGGCTTTCTCACGTATGTATCTCGAAATCCTAGCCATCTTATTGCATAAGTAACTAACAATACAAGCGAACGACTAACAACAAAGACCTCACCTGCGTGTTTTACGATAATGTTCACCACGCAGTGCTCTTGCCTGCCTATTTCGAAAAGGAATTCCCCAAATCATCTTCGGTCGCCGATAAAGACATGCTTAAAGACCCAAATAGCACCCGCATAACCCACGCAGCCCAATCCGCCTCCGGATCGCAGTTTGCGATTGCGAACGGCATGAACCAGATTTACCTATTCGATTCCATTGCTAGCGGATCTACGCGCGTGTCTCGGATGAAGAAAGCCTCGCATAAGATCAGTTCGTCGGTTTTCCGGCCCGGCTACTTAAGCTTGGCCTTCCCACAGGACGACGAGATTCTCCTTTTCTGGATGGACAATGGGAAACTGATGCTCCGGACGGTGCGATTGCACGAGGGGACCCAGACATCTAAAGATTACGATTTGCGCTCCGATTTTGACCGGCTGATCCTTGAACGGCCCACGGCTGATGCGCAACTCCGGCGAGCTTCCCTGCTTTCCAAACAACAAAGCCCTGAGCTGGATGGGTACATATCCATCACCAGCAAGTTGGCTGAACTACCATCAACATGACAATCGATGGAGATACCAAAATTGCTTCCACATTAGTTCTTGGACCTGAGATCGTGGAGGatcataatatataaatcaaTAATAACTGTTATACTTTTGTATCTATCACCGTTCCTACCTTGTCATCTCATGTACACGGAGTAGCATGCAATTCTGTTGCACATTATGAGGGATGTGGGGAGTAAACCAAAACGGTAAAATCGATGCCTGAGGACAGCGCTCTGGATTGGATGGATCATGCACGTCATTACCAAGACCAGACTAGTGCGGGGAGCTACCCCGGAATAATTGAGATCCCGAGTCCCGAGGAGGTTCCATGATCATCAACCGTCACTTGAAAACACAAGAGACGAAGAGAGAAAATCAGTCAGTTACAAGAGATTACTTGAGGTATGTTCCTTGTTTCCTGGGGACCGTCAGTAACTCGGTCGTGTCAAAAGCCACCCCCGTCCAGTTCCTTCTGTCTCTGGTGGATCGTGCGGGTGATCGACCGTCGGAGCTTCTGCAGCTTGTCACGTCCAGTACCTGAGATTGCGTGCACCTGCAATGAGCTAATATTTGCATTGACTTTTAGAAAATTCGGTGCAGGTTACTTTCCATCCAAAGCAACGCCTTCAGTAAGGGGTTCACGGCCGTTGCCGTATCGACGCAAGTTCAAACCGGCTTTGATATATATGCCTTCAAGACGACGTCATCAATCCGTTCATCCTTACGCGGACCGTCTCGGGAACTCTGGAGTAGTTCGAGTCTGAACAACaacctccctcttcccctttcaCTTGATTGTCTCCCACACTACACTTATCGTCATGTCTGAGACTGAGATTCGTGATGCCCGTCGGCCCTCTCAGGCCGAGAATCAGACCATTCTCAAATCTGAGATCCCGTTGAAAGAGCGCTTTTTCCGTTACTTTCAACATGAGATCACTGGTATGACCTAGTTGATGGACTGTGATCCTATATGCACAGTCGGAGATCATCTGACACCCGTGCTTCCTCTAGCTCTGCAAGAACAGATGGACCGTCTCGCGGATACCTCTCTTGTGGGAGGAGAACGGACGGATGCGACCGACCACTGCCTAGCTGGCATTGCCCGATTGTCCAACGAAGTCAAGGATGCCGCGAGCTATATCCCCACATATGACCAGCGGATATATGCGGAAGTAAGTTGAAGAATATGGCTCCACGTGTGTCTTGTATTGATCTATCGTCTAGGCTATCAAAGCCCTGCAGGATAAGCTGGTTGAGACTCGGGCGACGGTCGAGCCGCGTCCGAAGTTCAGCttcaagaacaaaaagaatgcCTCGGCAATTTCCTTGTCTGATGCGGCCAACATAGTCTACCACGGTCGGAGTATGCCTGGATACCTTTCGCCGGGGACATCCTCCGTGGACTCATCCGCCGCCCAGACACCCAACTATCCCTCCACACCCTTGAATGAGCCGGATCGCATGCTGCAGCCGAGAGCAGAGATCGCCCCAACTTCTTTCCCAGCCATCCCGACGATCGACGTAGAGGACGGTGAAGATAAGTCGAAAAGGGCGAAGGGCAAGGCCTTCGCGGCCACTGCTGTGTCGTCTGTGTCCGTGAACAACCATGTTGGGCTCCATATCATGCTTCCGTCCTCCGGCTCGACGGCTACGGTGCCGGCCTCCATCACGTCCTTGCGGCATTGCGTCGTGGACATGTCCATCCCAACTGCCAACGGCAAACCCTACGCCAGTTTAACGATCAAGGGCGTCAAGGAGAGCCTGCTCGTTTGCGGACAGATTAATGGTCCCGCCCACATCACCGATGTAGAGAACAGTACCATCGTAGTTACCTGCCGACAATTTCGCATGCACAACTGTTCCAACGTTGATGTCTACCTGAGCGCATCCAGCAACCCGATTATCGAGGACTGCACAAATATTCGATTTGCGCAGATACCGAGAGTATACGTATGTGACAGTTATTCTTGCTTTCACCGCAACCCCGCTAACACATGGCATTGCAGGCTTTGGACCACGACCACCCAGACAGTGAAGACCGCTGGAGCCAGGTGGAAGATTTCAAATGGATCAAGTCAGAACCCAGCCCTAATTGGAGTTTGATTCCTCGTGAGAGCGCGGTCCCCGAGGAAGTATGGGCTGAAATCGTCCCTGGTGGCCCCGGATGGTCCCTCGACGACATTTTACGCGCGATCAATATTACCAACTAGCGACGACTCTCCACACATGGGATGCCCCCTGTGGCTGCATATAGGTATACCAATGCAAATGCAGATACTCGGTCATAGTTATGAAACATTTGACGCAGATAACGCACTTGACTAGGGATCTCTCCACCATTTAGTTGACCCATCTGGTTGCCATTATGTTCTTATCCAATTTTGGAACgtatttttctcttctatcacACGTCAGTTGACTTTTGATCTACTACGCTATGAGATTCAGGCACGGCAAGATTGCATCGAAGAAACGGGCGTTCATGGCCAACTCATCTCTTTCCCGATGGCACTTTCGTTTGTACTTGTATTCGGTGCAGGCATCAATCAGAACACCGACAACCTGTCGGttattatatattgttaATTCAATGCGTTAATGGACATAATGAACAACAGAGGCAATCTACTGATCTTTCCAGGAATATATACACAAGGTGGAAACCCTTAGAATTCGACCCTGAAGACCAGAACCTGGTTATCAATGTTGTAACCTGATTCATCGGCGTACTTGTAACGTCCAAAATCCATGTGCCCTATAGTCAAATAGCTACCAGTCAGCCCAAGTTCTTATAGAAAGCAACACCAGGAGAAAAGACTCACCATCCTGCGTCATAAAGTCATTATCACTGAAGCTGAACAAGAAATACTCCTTCTTCGCCGAGCCACGCTTCTGCTGATCCGTGTCCACCGGAACAAGCGCAAAGCTCTCCCCACTTCTCATTCAACAGCCACGCATCCTGCGCTCCACCATTATGAAGCCCAAACTTGGCCAACTCCGACTCCACATTATAATCCAAAAACTCGCAATACTCAACCGGGGTAATGCCATCCTTCAACACCCCCTTGGATGAAGCAATACTCGCCCCCACCCCATCAAACGTGCCCTTCAAATCCGTGGTCGAATTCCCAATCGCAACCACATCCGCATGCCGATACACAGATCGCGTCTCATCCTGTCCATGCCCGAACCCCGAATCCCGGGACAGTACCAAAAAGTCCCCCGAAGGAAGCATATGCATCTCCGACTGCGACGCCACAACCGATTCATTCTGCGTATAATCCTCATACTTCGGCAACAGCACCACATACTCGTGCCTGTAGACCGGGGTTCCAGAGGCAATATCATATTCGAGAAGACGCGCCGGTTGccggttcttcttcttcggaccGCCTTCTTGGTTCAGCGCGGACTGCATCATGGTATATAATGTCTTTCCGTCCGGGGATATAGTCAACGCTTCTAGGCCTTGGTTATTGTTTCGTCCCGATTGGGGATCCTCTGGGTTAATTGTTAACTCCGGATTATAGACTGGTGGACTGGCTGCGCTGAAACTCAATGTCCCGTTTCGACGAGGTAGGATTGCCTCCGGTGGTTGGATCGCCAGAATCATCTTCCCCTCTGGACTGAATTTGTACACGTACGGTCCGTATTCATCGGACACCCAGAAACTGCCGTCGTTGTCGATCGCCAGACCCTCCGGATCTAGGGAGATGCGCTTCCCGCCGGGTCCTGCGCCGCCGAAGCCATCGCCGACGTAGGTGGCTGCCGGCAGCGGCGGGTAGCCTGGGTAGGATGCTGCGCCGGTAACGTCGGCGTCTAGACCGGTGGTGGGGAGGCCGTCGGGGCCGGTGAGGAGGATTGTGTCGAGGTATTTCAAGTGCAGGTTTGGGGGGGAGGGGTGTTGGGCAGAGGCGTTGTGTGTCAGGGTGAGGGTTAGGGCGATTTTGTGGATGCGTGGTTGGAAGTTTAGGGTTCCGTTTGTGTTCCTGTATATATGTTGAGTTAGataatgtatgtatgtttgGGGGTGAGTTATATGTACCAGCCACGATCAGGAAGAGCATAGACAATCCCGGAATAGGTGTTTGGCGCTGTTCGGCGCCAGGAATCTGGCTTAATGGCTATAGAACTGCCGATTCCGCCGATTGTGTCGCCATACTTGTCGGTTGCGTTGGAGGGGATGAACCCGTAGCCTTCTAGGCCGGTGTATGCATAGGTTGTGCCGCCGCAGGTGGTCTGGTTGACGACGTTGGATTTAGATCGGAgagttgctgctgctgccgtCCAGGGCAGTGCAGTCAGTAGTATGGGTAGCTTCATTGGGATATAGAAACTGGACAATTGAATACTAGAAAGTTGTAGGGCTATGATAGTAAATTAGTAATACCCGGAGTAGAGGATGTATA
This Aspergillus flavus chromosome 1, complete sequence DNA region includes the following protein-coding sequences:
- a CDS encoding putative tubulin-specific chaperone c, with translation MSETEIRDARRPSQAENQTILKSEIPLKERFFRYFQHEITALQEQMDRLADTSLVGGERTDATDHCLAGIARLSNEVKDAASYIPTYDQRIYAEAIKALQDKLVETRATVEPRPKFSFKNKKNASAISLSDAANIVYHGRSMPGYLSPGTSSVDSSAAQTPNYPSTPLNEPDRMLQPRAEIAPTSFPAIPTIDVEDGEDKSKRAKGKAFAATAVSSVSVNNHVGLHIMLPSSGSTATVPASITSLRHCVVDMSIPTANGKPYASLTIKGVKESLLVCGQINGPAHITDVENSTIVVTCRQFRMHNCSNVDVYLSASSNPIIEDCTNIRFAQIPRVYALDHDHPDSEDRWSQVEDFKWIKSEPSPNWSLIPRESAVPEEVWAEIVPGGPGWSLDDILRAINITN
- a CDS encoding esterase-like activity of phytase-domain-containing protein codes for the protein MKEVVDQVRLLKPDSNQETSADGAIERGEPDEMNELVRATFYLYKALETGFLDLRDNVEPKGNHYVFFALKDFLVEVVQIIKFKPALFVTTVMGEETGTREKHNKHAPLLEELAADLVTPAAYKCMEAWIPSENYIQLSSFYIPMKLPILLTALPWTAAAATLRSKSNVVNQTTCGGTTYAYTGLEGYGFIPSNATDKYGDTIGGIGSSIAIKPDSWRRTAPNTYSGIVYALPDRGWNTNGTLNFQPRIHKIALTLTLTHNASAQHPSPPNLHLKYLDTILLTGPDGLPTTGLDADVTGAASYPGYPPLPAATYVGDGFGGAGPGGKRISLDPEGLAIDNDGSFWVSDEYGPYVYKFSPEGKMILAIQPPEAILPRRNGTLSFSAASPPVYNPELTINPEDPQSGRNNNQGLEALTISPDGKTLYTMMQSALNQEGGPKKKNRQPARLLEYDIASGTPVYRHEYVVLLPKYEDYTQNESVVASQSEMHMLPSGDFLVLSRDSGFGHGQDETRSVYRHADVVAIGNSTTDLKGTFDGVGASIASSKGVLKDGITPVEYCEFLDYNVESELANGESFALVPVDTDQQKRGSAKKEYFLFSFSDNDFMTQDGHMDFGRYKYADESGYNIDNQVLVFRVEF